One Rubripirellula amarantea DNA segment encodes these proteins:
- a CDS encoding DUF1553 domain-containing protein: MKRIIITFVVGGLLFVQLPISRLAAEDASTIDQDNTIRTSLAPVDFNRDVRPILSDKCFFCHGPDEENRKADLRLDVREDAEYVFDSGDFIDRIHNDDRDLVMPPPQTNLTLTEDEKETLAAWIDQGFPYANHWAFTLLPEKIDVPTCENKIWCKQPLDAFVLHQIEAAQMQPSPPTDPLRWLRRVSLDLSGLPPTPDEIADFERSLTQDVDAAFEDVVDRLLESPTFGEHMAVAWLDASRYADSYGYQSDKLNTQWPYRDWVVKAFNDNLPYDEFLTWQLAGDMFDNPTEEQKLATAFNRIHRLNNEGGAVFEEWRIENVADRVHTFGTAVLGLTMECCRCHDHKYDPISMRDYYSLSAFFNSIDESGVYDRTEKVPSPTLLLPTKEQRDALAKSALTLEMLEAQYASVIESAKPRFETWKTSLKDELTSPDLRLALAFDQDFDNAIKDVYHPSESDRSWTKMPELVPVTDSSIPALDPRSASDHRKTDQPIQRRAMKTDGERGVTTKGIEPFDRWKPFSVIVTFKQEKQSPLRSLIVHHTRGTDCGYNGWDLTVVDGHLESRMYRHWPGNAIGVRSVEKIEPHQWHQVTATYDGSSRAAGLKLFVGGKPLSTEVLRDKVMKSANVVVDHGGEFVVGQRFRARGLADGLIDDVRVYDRALSKNELESFASGTPIDADFEYYVSAVDDEARAAMQQLTEARHAYVMAEEVMNEIPIMEEMDEPRPTHVLARGQYDAPTSDETLVPRDTFQEFALPFPEDAPRDRLGLAAWVTDPANPLTARVAVNRLWGNFFTEPLVRTPENFGLQGELPTHPELLDYLSRDFISSGWDIKRMCRSIVMSATYQQDSAATPESLEHDPTNRLLARGPAHRLSAEQIRDLTLRASGLLNPERGGPPVSPYQPGEDLWREANGMSPPYQQSVGEALYRRSLYSVWKRTAPLPNMMAFDTTSREVCTVKRSRTNTPMQALVLLNDIQFVEAARELAEQISSLESDQAKIDSAFVRLTSRHADDQELEVLQQLLDDERKYFLANPDSAKQLTSIGQSEIETSIDAVELAALTTMCQAVLNLDATIWKR; encoded by the coding sequence ATGAAAAGAATAATCATCACCTTCGTTGTCGGCGGACTGCTCTTCGTTCAACTTCCGATCTCCCGGTTAGCCGCTGAAGACGCCTCGACAATCGACCAAGACAACACGATTCGGACCTCGCTGGCTCCGGTCGACTTCAATCGAGACGTTCGTCCCATCCTTTCGGACAAGTGTTTTTTTTGCCATGGTCCGGACGAGGAAAATCGAAAAGCCGACCTGCGTTTGGACGTTCGCGAAGATGCCGAGTACGTCTTCGATTCCGGTGACTTTATCGACCGGATTCACAACGACGATCGCGACTTGGTGATGCCGCCACCGCAAACCAATTTGACGCTAACCGAAGATGAAAAGGAAACGTTGGCGGCTTGGATCGACCAAGGGTTTCCGTATGCGAATCATTGGGCATTCACCCTATTGCCTGAAAAGATCGATGTCCCAACTTGCGAAAACAAAATTTGGTGCAAGCAGCCCCTGGACGCGTTTGTTCTTCATCAGATCGAAGCAGCCCAGATGCAACCCAGCCCGCCTACGGACCCGTTACGTTGGTTGCGTCGGGTGTCACTCGACCTGAGCGGTTTGCCTCCGACGCCTGATGAGATCGCGGATTTCGAACGCTCTCTAACGCAAGACGTTGATGCTGCTTTCGAAGATGTCGTCGATCGATTGCTTGAGTCGCCGACGTTTGGTGAACACATGGCCGTGGCTTGGCTCGACGCGTCTCGCTATGCAGATTCGTATGGCTATCAATCCGACAAACTCAACACTCAGTGGCCTTATCGCGATTGGGTCGTCAAAGCGTTCAACGACAACTTGCCTTACGACGAATTCTTAACGTGGCAACTCGCCGGCGATATGTTCGACAATCCAACTGAGGAGCAAAAACTAGCCACCGCGTTTAATCGAATCCATCGCCTCAACAATGAAGGGGGCGCCGTGTTCGAGGAGTGGCGGATTGAGAACGTTGCTGATCGAGTCCACACGTTCGGCACTGCGGTACTTGGACTCACCATGGAATGCTGTCGGTGTCATGACCATAAGTACGATCCGATTTCGATGCGAGACTATTACTCGTTGTCCGCATTCTTCAACTCGATTGATGAAAGTGGCGTCTACGACCGCACCGAGAAGGTCCCCAGCCCCACTTTGTTGCTGCCTACAAAAGAGCAGCGAGATGCCCTAGCCAAATCCGCTCTGACTCTTGAAATGTTGGAAGCTCAGTACGCAAGCGTTATTGAGTCTGCCAAGCCCCGCTTCGAAACCTGGAAAACATCACTCAAGGATGAATTGACCAGCCCCGACTTAAGATTGGCACTTGCGTTTGACCAAGACTTCGACAACGCAATCAAGGACGTCTATCATCCATCCGAATCCGACCGTTCATGGACGAAGATGCCAGAGTTGGTTCCTGTAACTGACTCTTCCATCCCTGCGTTGGATCCGCGTTCCGCCAGCGATCATCGCAAGACGGATCAACCAATCCAAAGGCGGGCAATGAAAACCGACGGCGAACGCGGTGTAACCACGAAGGGCATCGAACCATTCGACCGTTGGAAACCCTTCAGCGTCATCGTCACGTTTAAACAAGAAAAACAGTCTCCTCTTCGTAGCCTGATCGTCCATCATACGCGCGGCACCGATTGCGGATACAACGGTTGGGACTTAACGGTCGTGGATGGCCATCTCGAATCAAGGATGTATCGACACTGGCCGGGCAACGCGATTGGTGTTCGTTCGGTCGAGAAAATAGAGCCTCACCAGTGGCATCAGGTCACGGCAACTTACGACGGGTCGTCCCGCGCCGCCGGGTTGAAATTGTTTGTCGGTGGAAAGCCTTTATCGACCGAAGTACTACGTGACAAAGTCATGAAGTCGGCAAACGTGGTCGTTGATCACGGTGGTGAATTCGTCGTCGGCCAGCGGTTCCGTGCTCGCGGACTTGCCGATGGGCTTATCGACGACGTGCGAGTTTATGACCGAGCGTTAAGCAAGAACGAACTTGAATCATTTGCGTCGGGAACACCGATCGACGCGGATTTCGAGTACTACGTTTCGGCAGTTGACGACGAAGCTCGTGCTGCAATGCAACAGTTGACGGAAGCTCGTCATGCCTACGTGATGGCAGAAGAAGTGATGAACGAGATTCCCATCATGGAAGAGATGGATGAACCCCGGCCGACTCATGTTCTTGCCCGAGGACAATACGATGCTCCCACCAGTGACGAGACGCTGGTTCCTCGAGATACCTTCCAAGAGTTTGCTTTGCCCTTTCCCGAGGACGCTCCTCGAGATCGACTTGGCTTGGCTGCATGGGTAACGGATCCAGCCAATCCATTAACGGCTCGTGTGGCGGTCAACCGTTTATGGGGCAACTTCTTTACCGAACCACTAGTCCGCACCCCTGAGAACTTTGGCTTGCAGGGTGAGTTGCCGACTCATCCCGAGTTGCTTGACTATCTGTCTCGCGATTTCATCAGTAGCGGCTGGGACATCAAACGGATGTGCCGCAGCATTGTGATGTCAGCAACTTATCAGCAAGATTCCGCAGCAACACCAGAATCTCTTGAGCATGACCCAACCAACCGCCTGCTAGCTCGGGGACCAGCACACCGACTGTCCGCTGAACAAATTCGCGATTTGACTTTGCGGGCGTCCGGTCTGCTAAACCCAGAGCGCGGTGGTCCACCGGTTTCTCCCTACCAACCCGGCGAAGATCTCTGGCGAGAAGCAAACGGGATGTCGCCACCCTACCAGCAGTCTGTTGGCGAAGCTCTTTACCGCCGTTCGCTTTATTCGGTTTGGAAACGAACGGCACCACTACCCAACATGATGGCATTCGATACCACGTCGCGTGAGGTATGCACGGTCAAACGATCGCGAACGAACACACCGATGCAAGCGTT